A genomic stretch from Hemicordylus capensis ecotype Gifberg chromosome 5, rHemCap1.1.pri, whole genome shotgun sequence includes:
- the LOC128327750 gene encoding uncharacterized protein LOC128327750 has protein sequence MADSRTLQHPTALSLPQTHLSIRPMTPVSLSYPPTGLKTCQMADLIAGEVPVAETNFAAVPMDEDDKLECDCGCSNTKPATPMETEDGEPSATASKEGNIRSSDSETEAPVKQKLRRKKKLVKKRPQYFWCNDNCCHNSEENLSEDEECRYDSWLSSRSWKPHCRKLCCLSSENWSSCDCLTPISGSPLTARWCALLHHLKVGRRKPWMALCLQNLKSQPQLRKSTSWYRPLRTCTSEMSTCPAFPVCVH, from the exons ATGGCTGATTCTAGGACTCTGCAGCATCCCACAGCCCTATCATTGCCACAGACACACTTGAGCATTAGGCCTATGACACCAGTGAGTCTGTCCTACCCTCCTACTGGCCTGAAAACCTGCCAGATGGCTGAccttattgctggtgaggttccTGTTGCAGAAACTAACTTTGCAGCAGTCCCAATGGATGAGGATGATAAACTAGAATGTGATTGTGGATGCTCTAACACCAAACCTGCAACccccatggaaactgaagatggagagcCTTCAGCTACTGCCTCCAAAGAGGGAAACATAcgttcatcagattctgaaacagaagctcctgtgaaacaAAAGCTGCGTAGGAAGAAAAAATTGGTGAAGAAGAGACCTCAGTATTTTTGGTGCAATGACAACTGTTGCCACAATTCAGAGGAGAACCTTTCTGAAGATGAGGAGTGTCGCTACGATTCATGGTTGTCAAGCAGGTCCTGGAAGCCACATTGTAGGAAACTATGCTGTCTGTCTAGTGAAAATTGGTCATCTTGTGATTGCCTGACACCAATTTCAGGCAGCCCACTTACTGCAAGGTggtgtgctttacttcatcatctgaaagtggggaggaggaagccatGGATGGCCTTGTGCTTACAAAACCTGAAGAGCCAGCCCCAGCTGAGGAAATCGACAAGCTG gtacAGGCCTTTGAGAACATGCACCTCCGAGATGTCAACAtgtcctgcatttcctgtgtGTGTACACTGA